Proteins from a genomic interval of Pseudoruegeria sp. SHC-113:
- the fabG gene encoding 3-oxoacyl-[acyl-carrier-protein] reductase yields the protein MFDLTGKNALITGASGGIGGAIAKALHGAGATVALSGTRVEPLEALAAELGSRAHVLPCNLSDAEAVNNLPKQAAEMMGSVDILVNNAGITADNIFMRMKDEEWERVLEINLTSTMRLCRGVMRGMMKARWGRIINISSIVGATGNPGQANYAASKAGMIGMSKSIAYEVANRGITVNAVAPGFITTAMTDKLTDDQKSGILGQVPAGRMGEAEEIAAAVLYLASPEAGYVTGSTLHVNGGMAML from the coding sequence ATGTTTGATCTGACTGGGAAAAACGCCCTGATCACCGGGGCTTCCGGCGGCATTGGTGGCGCAATCGCCAAGGCGCTGCACGGCGCGGGCGCAACCGTGGCGCTTTCGGGCACCCGCGTGGAGCCTCTGGAGGCGCTGGCCGCCGAACTGGGCAGCCGCGCCCATGTTCTGCCCTGCAATCTTTCCGATGCGGAGGCCGTGAACAACCTGCCGAAACAGGCCGCCGAGATGATGGGGAGCGTCGATATCCTCGTGAACAACGCGGGCATCACCGCCGACAACATCTTCATGCGTATGAAGGATGAGGAGTGGGAGCGGGTTTTGGAGATCAACCTGACCTCCACCATGCGCCTTTGCCGGGGCGTGATGCGCGGCATGATGAAGGCGCGCTGGGGCCGGATCATCAACATCTCCTCTATCGTGGGCGCAACGGGCAACCCCGGGCAGGCCAACTACGCGGCGTCCAAGGCCGGGATGATCGGCATGTCCAAATCCATCGCCTATGAGGTGGCCAACCGGGGCATCACCGTGAACGCCGTGGCACCGGGCTTCATCACCACCGCAATGACGGACAAGCTGACCGACGATCAGAAATCCGGCATCCTCGGGCAGGTGCCCGCAGGCCGCATGGGCGAAGCCGAAGAGATCGCGGCCGCCGTGCTCTATCTCGCCAGCCCCGAGGCCGGCTACGTGACGGGCAGCACGCTGCACGTGAACGGCGGCATGGCCATGCTGTAA
- a CDS encoding acyl carrier protein: MSDIADRVKKIVVEHLGVEEDKVVEGASFIDDLGADSLDTVELVMAFEEEFGIEIPDDAAETIQSFGDAVKFITEAS; encoded by the coding sequence ATGAGCGACATCGCAGATCGCGTGAAAAAGATCGTCGTCGAGCACCTGGGTGTGGAAGAGGACAAAGTTGTTGAGGGCGCGTCCTTCATCGATGACCTCGGCGCAGACAGCCTTGACACCGTGGAACTGGTGATGGCTTTCGAAGAAGAGTTCGGCATCGAGATCCCGGACGACGCTGCCGAGACGATCCAGTCTTTCGGCGACGCGGTGAAATTCATCACCGAAGCCTCCTGA
- the fabF gene encoding beta-ketoacyl-ACP synthase II, with protein sequence MRRVVVTGLGMVTPLACGVEETWSRLIAGESGAGPITRFDPERVVTKYACEIPVGDGSNGTFNPDDWMEPKERRKVDDFILYAMTAAAQAVKDADWTPDDEEELLRTGVMIGSGIGGLSSIADTAVLLAEKGPRRVSPFFIPSALINLASGQVSIRYGFKGPNHAPVTACSTGAHAIGDAARLIMLGDADVMVAGGAESPISEIGIAGFNACKALSTKRADDPKAASRPYDADRDGFVMGEGAGVVVLEEYEHAKARGAKIYAEVLGYGLSGDAYHITAPSEDGDGGYRSMKAAIARAGLTPADIDYINAHGTSTMADTIELGAVERLMGDAAATATMSSTKSAIGHLLGAAGAVEAIFCILAMRDQIAPPTLNLDNPDVEAKLDLAPKAAVKRKIDVALSNSFGFGGTNASLVLGKVSD encoded by the coding sequence ATGCGTCGAGTGGTTGTTACGGGCCTTGGGATGGTCACCCCGCTGGCTTGCGGAGTGGAAGAAACCTGGAGCCGCCTGATTGCAGGGGAGTCCGGAGCCGGGCCGATCACCCGTTTCGATCCGGAGCGCGTGGTGACGAAATACGCCTGCGAGATCCCGGTGGGCGATGGCAGCAACGGCACCTTCAACCCGGACGACTGGATGGAGCCGAAAGAGCGCCGCAAGGTCGATGACTTTATCCTCTACGCCATGACGGCGGCCGCTCAGGCGGTGAAGGACGCGGACTGGACGCCGGACGACGAAGAAGAGCTTCTGCGCACCGGCGTGATGATCGGCTCGGGCATTGGCGGGCTGTCCTCGATTGCCGACACTGCCGTACTGCTGGCCGAGAAGGGCCCGCGCCGGGTGTCGCCCTTCTTTATTCCTTCTGCGCTGATCAACCTCGCCTCTGGGCAGGTCTCGATCCGTTACGGCTTCAAGGGCCCCAACCACGCGCCGGTGACGGCCTGCTCCACCGGCGCACATGCCATTGGCGATGCTGCCCGCCTGATCATGCTGGGCGATGCGGATGTGATGGTGGCCGGGGGCGCGGAAAGCCCGATTTCGGAGATCGGCATCGCCGGCTTCAACGCCTGCAAGGCGCTTTCCACCAAGCGCGCCGATGATCCCAAGGCCGCCAGCCGCCCCTATGACGCGGACCGTGACGGTTTCGTCATGGGCGAGGGCGCGGGCGTTGTGGTGCTGGAAGAATACGAGCACGCCAAGGCGCGCGGCGCGAAGATCTACGCCGAAGTGCTGGGCTACGGGCTGTCGGGCGATGCCTATCACATCACCGCGCCGTCGGAGGATGGCGACGGGGGCTATCGTTCCATGAAGGCCGCCATCGCGCGCGCCGGGCTGACGCCGGCCGATATCGACTACATCAACGCCCATGGCACTTCGACGATGGCCGACACCATCGAGTTGGGCGCCGTGGAGCGGCTGATGGGCGATGCGGCGGCTACGGCGACGATGTCCTCCACCAAATCCGCCATCGGCCACCTGCTGGGCGCGGCTGGGGCTGTGGAGGCGATCTTCTGCATCCTCGCGATGCGCGACCAGATCGCACCGCCGACGCTGAACCTCGATAACCCGGATGTGGAGGCAAAGCTGGACCTCGCGCCGAAGGCCGCTGTGAAACGCAAGATCGACGTGGCGCTGTCGAACTCCTTCGGCTTTGGCGGCACCAATGCCTCGCTCGTGCTGGGGAAGGTGTCTGACTGA
- the mltG gene encoding endolytic transglycosylase MltG, protein MWRSIASNALTLGIVAGLGIAAVLGWAHSQYRGPGPLGEAICLRVESGSNFSRVSESLLADGAISNGLIFRVGADYEDKTQDLKAGSFLVPEGTSMEEIVDIVTRGGQSTCGTEVVYRIGVVSSQLQLRELDPATNAYEMTTAFDPKVDEAPEAYTEARADGDVRYRIAMAEGVTSWQVVDALNAIDFLEGEVTEIPAEGMLAPDSYEVRPGTDRNVVLARMEEKQALILAEAWANRDTGLPISTPEEALVLASIIEKETGVPEERGQVASVFTNRLNQGMRLQTDPTVIYGITNGQGTLGRGLRQSELRAATPYNTYVIEGLPPTPIANPGRASIEAAVSPESTDLLFFVADGTGGHAFARTLEEHNRNVAEWRKIEAERANQ, encoded by the coding sequence ATGTGGCGCAGTATTGCGTCGAATGCGCTGACGCTGGGCATCGTGGCGGGCCTTGGCATCGCCGCCGTGCTCGGCTGGGCGCACAGCCAGTATCGCGGACCGGGGCCACTGGGGGAGGCGATCTGCCTGCGCGTGGAATCCGGGAGCAATTTCAGCCGGGTATCGGAGTCTCTTCTTGCGGACGGGGCGATCAGCAACGGGCTGATCTTCCGCGTTGGCGCGGATTACGAAGACAAGACACAAGATCTGAAGGCGGGCTCGTTCCTTGTGCCGGAAGGCACATCGATGGAAGAGATCGTGGACATCGTGACGCGCGGCGGGCAATCGACCTGCGGCACGGAGGTTGTTTACCGGATCGGTGTTGTGAGCAGCCAGTTGCAGCTGCGCGAGCTGGATCCGGCGACCAATGCCTATGAGATGACGACGGCCTTTGATCCCAAGGTGGATGAGGCGCCTGAGGCCTACACCGAGGCGCGCGCGGATGGCGATGTGCGCTACCGGATCGCCATGGCCGAGGGGGTGACCTCGTGGCAGGTGGTGGATGCGCTGAACGCGATCGATTTCCTTGAAGGCGAAGTGACGGAGATCCCTGCGGAAGGGATGCTTGCGCCCGACAGCTACGAGGTGCGGCCCGGCACGGATCGCAACGTGGTGCTGGCGCGGATGGAAGAGAAGCAGGCGCTCATTCTGGCCGAGGCCTGGGCCAACCGGGATACCGGCCTGCCGATCTCGACGCCGGAAGAAGCGCTTGTGCTGGCGTCTATCATCGAGAAGGAAACCGGGGTACCGGAAGAGCGCGGGCAGGTGGCCAGCGTCTTTACCAACCGTCTGAACCAAGGCATGCGCCTGCAGACGGACCCGACGGTGATCTACGGCATCACCAACGGGCAGGGCACGCTTGGCCGGGGCCTGCGGCAGAGTGAACTTCGCGCTGCAACCCCTTATAATACCTATGTGATCGAGGGGCTGCCCCCGACACCCATCGCCAACCCGGGCCGGGCCTCCATCGAGGCCGCGGTGAGCCCGGAAAGCACCGATCTGCTCTTCTTCGTGGCCGATGGCACCGGCGGGCATGCCTTTGCGCGGACGCTGGAAGAGCACAACCGCAATGTTGCGGAATGGCGCAAGATCGAGGCGGAGCGCGCGAACCAGTAA
- a CDS encoding DNA-packaging protein: MRSAAGWIASEPPELQIEFLEGLSEGALLALPYLFEFWAYDHQLPPEGDWRTWVIMGGRGAGKTRAGAEWVRGEVEGPRPMDPGRSRRVALVGETIEQVREVMVFGESGILACSPPDRRPVWEATRKRLVWPNGAVAQVYSAHDPDSLRGPQFDAAWSDELAKWKKAQKTWDMLQFALRLGSEPRQCVTTTPKNVPVLRAILDNPSTVMTHAPTESNRAFLADSFLEEVRARYAGTRLARQELDGVLLEDRDGALWTEGAIEAARKAKPLSVDRVVIAVDPPVTGHAASDECGIIVAGVSMEGPPQSWRASILRDASVKGASPAVWAGVVAEMAEAYGAERVVAEVNQGGDMVESVLRQVAPNIPYRGVRASRGKAARAEPVAALYEQGRVHHAAGLDTLEAQMLQMTLKGFEGRGSPDRVDALVWALHDLVLLPATSWGNPRVRTL, encoded by the coding sequence ATGAGATCGGCCGCAGGCTGGATTGCCTCAGAGCCGCCCGAGCTTCAGATTGAGTTCCTTGAAGGCTTGAGCGAAGGCGCGCTGCTGGCGCTGCCCTATCTCTTCGAGTTCTGGGCCTATGACCATCAGCTGCCGCCGGAGGGCGATTGGCGCACATGGGTGATCATGGGCGGGCGTGGCGCGGGCAAGACCCGCGCAGGCGCAGAATGGGTGCGCGGCGAGGTGGAAGGGCCGCGCCCGATGGATCCGGGGCGTTCGCGCCGGGTGGCGCTGGTGGGCGAGACCATCGAGCAGGTGCGCGAGGTGATGGTGTTTGGCGAAAGCGGCATTCTGGCCTGTTCGCCGCCGGATCGCCGCCCGGTGTGGGAGGCCACGCGCAAGCGGCTTGTCTGGCCCAATGGCGCGGTGGCGCAGGTCTATTCGGCGCATGACCCGGACTCGCTTCGGGGGCCACAGTTTGATGCGGCGTGGTCGGATGAGCTGGCGAAGTGGAAGAAGGCGCAGAAGACGTGGGACATGCTGCAGTTCGCGCTGCGGCTGGGCTCGGAGCCGCGCCAATGCGTGACGACGACGCCCAAGAATGTGCCGGTGCTGCGCGCGATTCTGGACAACCCCTCCACCGTGATGACCCATGCGCCGACGGAGTCCAACCGCGCCTTTCTGGCCGACAGCTTTCTGGAGGAGGTGCGCGCGCGCTATGCGGGCACGCGGCTGGCACGGCAGGAGCTGGATGGCGTCTTGCTGGAAGATCGCGACGGGGCGCTTTGGACGGAAGGGGCCATCGAGGCGGCGCGCAAGGCCAAGCCGCTGTCGGTGGATCGCGTGGTGATCGCGGTGGACCCGCCGGTGACAGGCCATGCGGCCTCGGACGAATGCGGGATCATCGTGGCGGGGGTAAGCATGGAGGGGCCGCCGCAAAGCTGGCGGGCTTCCATTCTGCGGGATGCCAGCGTGAAGGGCGCGAGCCCGGCCGTCTGGGCGGGCGTGGTGGCCGAGATGGCCGAGGCCTATGGCGCGGAGCGCGTGGTGGCGGAGGTCAATCAGGGCGGCGACATGGTGGAGAGCGTGTTGCGGCAGGTAGCCCCCAACATCCCCTATCGCGGCGTGCGCGCCTCGCGCGGGAAGGCGGCGCGGGCCGAGCCGGTGGCGGCGCTTTACGAGCAGGGCCGGGTGCACCATGCGGCAGGGCTCGACACGCTGGAAGCACAGATGCTGCAGATGACGCTGAAGGGCTTTGAGGGCAGGGGTTCGCCGGACCGGGTGGATGCGCTTGTCTGGGCGCTGCACGATCTGGTGCTGCTGCCCGCGACAAGCTGGGGCAACCCCCGCGTACGCACGCTTTAA
- a CDS encoding phage portal protein, with translation MAFGIFRKTSKDSAAAPEAKASAAGPVIAYHGAGRVAWSPRDAATLTKTGFAGNPVGFRAVKLIAEAAAALPLVLQSRQERYEVHPMLDLLRRPNLAQSRAELMEALYGQLVLTGNGYLEAVAGEDGLPLELHVLRSDRMALIPGSDGWPIAYEYSVGGRKHRFDASGGLSPVCHLRSFHPQDDHYGLSPMQAAAQAVDVHNAASRWSKALLDNAARPSGALVYRGLDGQATLSADQYARLQDEMLSYHQGAANAGRPMLLEGGLDWKPMGFSPSDMEFQKTKEAAAREIAVAFGVPPMLLGLTGDATYANYQEANRAFYRLTVLPLAARVAASVGSWLAARYGEALELKPDLDQVPALAEERDKQWARVAAADFLSEREKRRLLGLPEDTEAP, from the coding sequence ATGGCATTCGGCATCTTTCGGAAAACATCGAAAGACAGCGCGGCGGCACCGGAGGCGAAGGCCTCGGCAGCGGGGCCGGTGATCGCCTATCACGGGGCGGGCCGCGTGGCTTGGAGCCCGCGGGATGCGGCGACGCTGACGAAGACGGGCTTTGCCGGGAACCCGGTAGGCTTTCGCGCGGTGAAGCTGATCGCGGAGGCCGCCGCGGCGCTGCCTCTGGTGCTGCAGAGCCGGCAAGAGCGCTACGAGGTGCATCCGATGCTGGATTTGCTGCGCCGCCCCAATCTTGCGCAGAGCCGCGCCGAGTTGATGGAGGCGCTTTACGGCCAGCTCGTGCTGACGGGCAACGGCTATCTGGAAGCGGTGGCGGGCGAGGATGGGTTGCCGCTGGAGCTGCATGTGCTGCGCTCCGACCGGATGGCGCTGATCCCCGGCAGCGACGGCTGGCCGATTGCCTATGAGTACAGCGTGGGCGGGCGCAAGCACCGGTTTGATGCCAGTGGCGGCTTAAGCCCTGTGTGCCATCTGCGCAGTTTCCATCCGCAGGACGATCACTACGGGCTTTCGCCGATGCAGGCGGCGGCGCAGGCGGTGGATGTGCACAATGCGGCCTCGCGCTGGTCCAAGGCGCTGCTGGACAACGCAGCGCGGCCCTCGGGCGCGCTGGTCTATCGCGGGCTGGACGGGCAGGCGACGCTCTCGGCGGACCAATACGCAAGGCTGCAGGATGAGATGCTTTCCTACCATCAGGGGGCGGCCAATGCGGGGCGGCCGATGCTGCTGGAAGGTGGGCTGGACTGGAAGCCGATGGGGTTTTCGCCCTCGGACATGGAGTTTCAGAAAACCAAGGAGGCCGCAGCGCGGGAGATCGCGGTGGCCTTCGGGGTGCCGCCGATGCTGCTGGGGCTCACCGGCGATGCAACCTACGCCAACTACCAGGAGGCCAACCGGGCCTTCTACAGGCTCACCGTGCTGCCGCTTGCGGCGCGGGTGGCGGCCTCGGTGGGCAGCTGGCTGGCGGCGCGCTATGGCGAGGCGTTGGAGCTGAAGCCGGATCTGGATCAGGTGCCCGCGCTCGCGGAGGAGCGCGACAAGCAATGGGCGCGGGTGGCGGCGGCGGATTTTCTGTCGGAGCGGGAAAAGCGGCGGCTGCTCGGGCTGCCTGAGGACACGGAGGCCCCATGA
- a CDS encoding HK97 family phage prohead protease: protein MGDAFELERKYCAPEQQLVVRDGAVIEGYASLFGAVDQGGDVVEAGAYGACLADLAASGRRVKMLWQHDPTQPIGLWDEVREDARGLWVKGRLLTDVAKGAEAARLIEAGAIDGLSIGYRTKRAQKNEGGGRRLIELELWEVSLVTFPMLPQARVGAKGDARAQTGLMELADAIRDAGRRLRKPPAT, encoded by the coding sequence ATGGGCGATGCATTTGAACTGGAAAGGAAATACTGCGCGCCGGAGCAGCAGCTGGTGGTGCGCGATGGCGCGGTGATCGAGGGTTATGCCTCGCTTTTCGGCGCGGTGGATCAGGGCGGCGATGTGGTGGAGGCCGGGGCCTACGGGGCCTGTCTTGCCGATCTGGCGGCCTCGGGGCGGCGGGTGAAGATGCTCTGGCAGCATGACCCGACCCAGCCCATCGGCCTGTGGGACGAGGTGCGCGAGGACGCGCGGGGGCTCTGGGTAAAGGGCCGTCTGCTGACCGATGTGGCCAAGGGCGCGGAGGCGGCGCGGCTGATCGAGGCCGGCGCGATCGACGGGCTCTCCATCGGCTACCGCACGAAACGTGCGCAGAAGAACGAAGGCGGCGGCCGCCGTCTGATCGAGTTGGAGCTTTGGGAGGTGTCCTTGGTGACCTTCCCGATGCTGCCGCAAGCCCGTGTCGGTGCCAAGGGGGACGCGCGCGCGCAGACGGGCCTTATGGAGCTGGCGGATGCCATCCGGGATGCCGGACGCCGGCTGCGCAAGCCCCCCGCGACCTGA
- a CDS encoding phage major capsid protein yields the protein MSEARTGRETASDAEALRAALGDFVSDINAMNGEVKSKLQQHEERLTMLDRKTMTAHRPLLAAGAPEVPHKKAFNAYLRSGDDDALRGLQLEGKALSSVVAADGGYLVDPETADTIKSTLSATASVRAIANVVRVEATSFDVLIDHTDAGAGWATETATSGETDTPQIDRITIPLHELSALPKASQRLLDDSAFDIEGWLAGRIAHKFARAEAAAFVSGNGVDKPTGFLTHSVVDDDSWAWGSLGYVATGVDGDFDSLKPADAIVDVVYALGAEYRANATFVMNSKTAGAVRKMKDADGRFLWSDGLAAGEPARLMGYPVLVAEDMPDIGTDATAIAFGDFAAGYTIAERPDLRVLRDPFSAKPHVLFYATKRVGGDVSDFKAIKLLKFGVA from the coding sequence ATGAGTGAAGCCCGGACGGGGCGGGAGACCGCCTCCGACGCTGAAGCCCTGCGCGCTGCGCTTGGCGACTTCGTGAGCGATATCAACGCGATGAACGGCGAAGTGAAATCAAAGCTGCAACAACATGAAGAGCGACTGACCATGCTGGACCGCAAGACGATGACTGCCCACCGCCCCCTGCTTGCCGCGGGGGCTCCGGAGGTTCCGCACAAGAAGGCCTTCAACGCCTACCTGCGTTCGGGCGATGACGACGCGCTGCGCGGGCTGCAGCTGGAGGGCAAGGCGCTTTCGAGCGTGGTGGCGGCCGATGGCGGCTACCTGGTGGACCCGGAGACGGCCGACACCATCAAGAGCACGCTCTCGGCCACGGCCTCGGTCCGGGCGATTGCCAATGTGGTGCGGGTGGAGGCGACCTCCTTCGACGTGCTGATCGACCACACCGATGCCGGTGCGGGCTGGGCCACGGAAACGGCCACGAGCGGTGAGACGGACACGCCGCAGATTGACCGCATCACCATTCCGCTGCACGAGCTTTCGGCGCTGCCCAAGGCGAGCCAGCGGCTGCTGGATGACAGCGCTTTCGACATCGAGGGCTGGCTGGCGGGGCGCATTGCCCACAAGTTTGCCCGCGCCGAAGCCGCGGCCTTCGTTTCAGGCAACGGCGTGGACAAGCCCACGGGCTTCTTGACCCATTCAGTGGTGGATGACGACAGCTGGGCCTGGGGCAGCCTGGGCTATGTGGCAACGGGGGTGGACGGCGATTTCGACTCGCTGAAGCCGGCCGATGCCATCGTGGATGTCGTCTATGCGCTGGGGGCGGAATACCGCGCCAATGCGACCTTCGTGATGAACTCCAAGACGGCCGGCGCGGTGCGCAAGATGAAGGACGCCGACGGGCGCTTCCTGTGGTCGGACGGCTTGGCGGCGGGCGAGCCGGCGCGGCTTATGGGCTACCCGGTGCTTGTGGCCGAGGACATGCCCGACATCGGCACCGATGCCACGGCGATTGCCTTCGGTGATTTCGCCGCCGGTTACACCATCGCCGAACGCCCGGATCTGCGCGTGCTGCGGGATCCCTTCTCGGCCAAGCCGCATGTGCTGTTTTACGCCACCAAGCGCGTGGGCGGCGATGTGAGCGACTTCAAGGCGATCAAGCTTCTGAAGTTCGGCGTGGCCTGA
- a CDS encoding head-tail adaptor protein yields MKPPVLNRRMVLESPLRTADGAGGFTESWAEEGVLWASVKARSGREQGAVAGPLSTQRQRILVRAAAPGSPARPKPHQRFREGGRIYLIEAVSEAEGPGRYLICETREETQA; encoded by the coding sequence ATGAAGCCGCCGGTTCTGAACCGCCGCATGGTGCTGGAAAGCCCTCTGCGCACGGCCGACGGGGCCGGGGGCTTCACTGAAAGCTGGGCCGAGGAAGGCGTGCTTTGGGCATCCGTCAAGGCGCGCAGCGGGCGGGAGCAGGGCGCTGTGGCGGGGCCGCTGTCCACCCAGCGGCAGCGCATCCTTGTGCGCGCGGCGGCTCCGGGCAGCCCGGCGCGCCCCAAACCGCACCAGCGCTTTCGCGAGGGTGGGCGGATTTACCTGATCGAGGCGGTGAGCGAGGCCGAGGGGCCTGGGCGCTACCTGATCTGCGAGACGCGCGAGGAGACACAGGCATGA
- a CDS encoding DUF3168 domain-containing protein, giving the protein MSYATATALQEAVYAHLTADAALAAQVGGAIYDTPPQGAVPPLYVLLGEGEVRDASDAQVSGSRHDLLIRVIGEAGGFHAVKAVAGSITDLLQDAPLSLARGALISLRFRRARAFKSGSGQRRQVDLRFVARIEDTV; this is encoded by the coding sequence ATGAGCTACGCAACCGCCACGGCGCTGCAGGAGGCCGTCTATGCCCATCTCACCGCCGATGCCGCCTTGGCGGCGCAAGTGGGCGGTGCGATCTACGACACGCCGCCCCAGGGCGCGGTGCCGCCGCTCTACGTGTTGCTGGGGGAAGGCGAGGTGCGCGATGCCTCGGACGCGCAGGTCTCGGGCAGCCGCCACGATCTGCTAATCCGGGTGATCGGCGAGGCCGGGGGGTTTCACGCGGTGAAAGCGGTGGCGGGCTCCATCACGGACCTGCTGCAGGATGCGCCGCTGAGCCTTGCGCGCGGGGCGCTGATCTCGCTGCGGTTTCGCCGCGCGCGGGCCTTCAAGAGCGGCAGTGGGCAGCGGCGGCAGGTGGATCTGCGCTTTGTGGCGCGCATCGAGGATACGGTCTGA
- a CDS encoding phage major tail protein, TP901-1 family — protein MVAQNGKDMLIKLDLTGSGQFETIAGLRATRLSFNAETVDVTSLESQGGWRELLSGAGVKSAAISGAGVFRDEGTDERTRQIFFDGETPDFQVIIPDFGVVQGAFQVTAIEYAGSHNGEATYELSLASASALSFTAL, from the coding sequence ATGGTAGCCCAGAACGGCAAGGACATGTTGATCAAGCTCGACCTCACCGGGAGCGGGCAATTCGAGACCATCGCGGGGCTGCGCGCCACGCGGCTGAGTTTCAACGCCGAGACGGTGGATGTGACGAGCCTTGAAAGCCAGGGGGGGTGGCGTGAACTGCTCTCCGGCGCAGGAGTGAAAAGCGCGGCCATTTCGGGCGCGGGGGTGTTTCGCGATGAGGGCACCGACGAACGCACGCGGCAGATCTTTTTCGACGGCGAGACGCCCGATTTTCAGGTGATCATCCCGGATTTCGGCGTGGTGCAGGGGGCGTTTCAGGTCACCGCGATCGAATATGCCGGCAGCCACAATGGCGAGGCGACCTATGAGCTGTCGCTGGCTTCGGCTTCGGCGCTGAGCTTTACCGCGCTCTGA
- a CDS encoding gene transfer agent family protein: protein MANPWAGEVALVVDGQEHICKLTLGALAELEAALGAGSVLEVAQRFESGAFATRDILAVLVAGLRGGGWQGTAEALLGAEIAGGPVGAAKVAAELLARAFGAGPDTGAGDG, encoded by the coding sequence ATGGCGAACCCCTGGGCCGGAGAAGTGGCGCTGGTTGTCGATGGGCAGGAGCACATCTGCAAGCTGACGCTGGGCGCGCTGGCCGAGCTTGAGGCCGCGCTTGGCGCAGGCAGCGTGCTGGAGGTGGCGCAGCGTTTTGAGAGCGGTGCCTTCGCGACGCGCGACATCCTTGCGGTGCTCGTGGCGGGGCTGCGCGGCGGGGGCTGGCAGGGCACTGCGGAGGCCTTGCTGGGGGCCGAGATTGCCGGTGGCCCGGTGGGCGCGGCGAAAGTGGCTGCCGAGCTTCTGGCGCGGGCCTTTGGAGCCGGACCAGACACCGGTGCTGGGGATGGCTGA
- a CDS encoding rcc01693 family protein, producing MAEPQGLDWAALLQLGLRGLGLRPADFWALTPHELRLMAGLGVCAGPMGRDGLEALRALYPDATDAEPEKGCTDGR from the coding sequence ATGGCTGAGCCGCAGGGGCTGGACTGGGCGGCGCTCTTGCAGCTTGGCCTGCGGGGGTTGGGCCTTCGGCCAGCAGACTTCTGGGCGCTGACGCCCCACGAGCTGCGCCTGATGGCGGGGCTTGGTGTATGCGCGGGCCCGATGGGGCGCGACGGGCTGGAGGCGCTGCGGGCGCTCTACCCGGATGCAACGGACGCCGAACCTGAGAAAGGGTGCACAGATGGGCGATGA
- a CDS encoding phage tail tape measure protein: MGDEISGIDTFEDQLDALEATLGGVATVTGIFGAELERVRGSIGAAGTEAGTLSRSLSGGLRRAFDGLVFDGAKLSDALEGIARSMVNAAYSAAIKPVTQQLGGTIASVVSGTVSNLLPFENGAPFSQGRVMPFASGGVVTGPVAFPMRGGTGLMGEAGPEAIMPLRRGADGRLGVAVSGGGRPINVVMHVNTPDAQGFARSRTQIAAQMERALSRGARFR; this comes from the coding sequence ATGGGCGATGAGATCAGCGGGATCGACACGTTCGAGGATCAACTGGACGCGCTGGAGGCGACGCTGGGTGGCGTGGCAACCGTGACGGGCATCTTCGGGGCCGAGCTGGAGCGGGTGCGCGGCAGCATCGGCGCGGCAGGCACGGAAGCTGGCACGCTGTCGCGCAGCCTTTCGGGCGGGTTGCGCCGGGCCTTTGACGGGCTGGTTTTCGACGGGGCCAAGCTGTCGGACGCTCTGGAGGGCATCGCGCGCTCGATGGTGAATGCAGCCTACAGCGCGGCGATCAAGCCGGTGACGCAGCAGCTTGGGGGCACGATTGCCTCGGTGGTGTCGGGCACGGTTTCAAACCTTCTGCCCTTTGAGAACGGCGCGCCGTTCTCGCAAGGCCGGGTGATGCCGTTTGCCTCTGGCGGCGTGGTGACGGGGCCGGTGGCTTTTCCCATGCGCGGCGGCACCGGGCTGATGGGCGAGGCGGGGCCGGAGGCGATCATGCCGCTGCGCCGGGGTGCGGATGGCCGCCTTGGGGTGGCGGTGAGCGGCGGCGGACGCCCGATCAACGTGGTGATGCATGTGAACACGCCGGATGCGCAGGGTTTTGCCCGCTCGCGCACGCAGATCGCGGCGCAGATGGAGCGCGCCCTGAGCCGTGGCGCGCGGTTCCGGTAG